In Castanea sativa cultivar Marrone di Chiusa Pesio chromosome 6, ASM4071231v1, a single window of DNA contains:
- the LOC142639502 gene encoding uncharacterized protein LOC142639502: protein MTQSVRHAMMKRKEVDVFWDCNVARGTWRITSIPFEVQGLFFSEFTDFLWYFVYVQNFRDDVLELVVMVAWCLWFSQNQARQGNERLRGSAIVHKARYLLDVFYTTNLALPQVSGVEDTRWIPPTQPWYKLNVDGATFRATQSSGVGVVIRDDVGYVWQL, encoded by the coding sequence ATGACCCAATCTGTGAGGCATGCAATGATGAAGCGAAAAGAGGTGGACGTGTTTTGGGACTGTAATGTTGCTCGTGGAACATGGAGAATCACAAGCATTCCATTTGAAGTGCAGGGACTCTTCTTCTCCGAATTCACAGACTTCCTTTGGTACTTCGTGTATGTCCAAAATTTTAGGGATGATGTGTTGGAGCTTGTTGTCATGGTAGCATGGTGTTTGTGGTTTAGCCAGAATCAGGCTAGGCAGGGAAACGAGAGATTACGAGGTTCAGCTATAGTGCATAAGGCTAGGTACTTGTTGGATGTGTTTTACACGACTAACCTTGCATTGCCTCAGGTTTCAGGTGTGGAGGACACTCGGTGGATACCTCCAACTCAGCCTTGGTATAAGCTCAATGTTGATGGAGCCACGTTTAGAGCAACACAATCCTCTGGAGTTGGAGTTGTGATTAGAGATGATGTAGGCTATGTTTGGCAGCTTTAA